The Setaria viridis chromosome 6, Setaria_viridis_v4.0, whole genome shotgun sequence genome contains a region encoding:
- the LOC117861079 gene encoding uncharacterized protein isoform X1 — MVNESVQKDRDVDGSPPTSRVPEIKLRHNFRLGDVTWVKLDGSSWWPAQVIDESCVGSKPKKKDKYDCLVRLYGTCQYLYVDPWKSNSEFEMMLKQENKSAMETFREVIEKELSCDNSPSVYDEEAVNSKGGSTKGTSKKNSSRKVRKQGLKPQYSEEEDQDVGSTETTGVTARKRKGGRLRQSSSTYDAIDKASSESSAEGLRNKRQKHGVQSASVDRREGLRRSARSDAKQYLDAAEDSSEPLTDRHAGEDATEASMLDGTSAPHTEIKAMVRDILFKDIIDREHDAEMAYVDEVINGICGATEDIMSGGATASTKGGRGVKQSGSGVEGESSNVRQRRRDEATEDSLQATSPETKKGNTDTTHSREAVVKTPGQLSARQIRIMQSLGLIAPSGSPFGRDRAVATTNQQF; from the exons ATGGTGAATGAAAGTGTACAGAAAGATCGTGATGTTGATGGAAGCCCACCAACTTCTCGGGTTCCAGAAATTAAGTTACGGCACAATTTTCGTTTGGGAGATGTAACATGGGTTAAgcttgatggatcttcatggTGGCCAGCCCAG GTCATTGATGAATCATGTGTTGGTAGCAAGCCTAAGAAGAAAGACAAGTATGATTGCCTAGTCCGGCTTTATGGCACATGTCAATA CTTGTACGTAGATCCTTGGAAGTCTAACTCAGAGTTTGAAATG ATGCTAAAACAAGAAAACAAGAGCGCAATGGAAACATTCCGTGAGGTGATTGAGAAG GAGCTGTCTTGTGATAACTCGCCCAGTGTTTATGATGAGGAAGCTGTCAACTCAAAAG GTGGTTCCACCAAAGGGACCTCAAAGAAGAATTCGTCTAGAAAAGTCAGAAAACAAGGTTTGAAGCCACAATATAGTGAAGAGGAAGACCAAGATGTTGGGAGCACTGAAACTACTGGAGTTACTGCTCGGAAAAGGAAGGGTGGACGTCTGAGACAATCAAGTTCTACTTATGATGCCATTGACAAAGCTTCTAGTGAAAGTTCAGCTGAAGGTTTAAGGAATAAGAGACAGAAGCATGGTGTTCAAAGTGCTTCAGTGGACAGAAGGGAAGGGTTGAGACGATCAGCTCGTTCTGATGCCAAGCAATACTTGGATGCAGCTGAAGACAGTTCAGAACCACTCACTGATAGGCATGCAGGTGAAGATGCAACTGAAGCTTCAATGCTGGATGGAACTTCAGCTCCTCATACTGAAATAAAAGCTATGGTCAGGGATATTCTGTTCAAAGATATTATTGACAGGGAGCATGATGCTGAAATGGCTTACGTGGATGAAGTGATTAATGGAATTTGTGGTGCTACTGAGGACATCATGAGTGGTGGTGCTACTGCTTCTACGAAGGGTGGACGAGGCGTCAAGCAGAGTGGTAGTGGAGTTGAGGGTGAGTCAAGCAATGTCAGGCAAAGGCGTAGAGATGAAGCAACTGAGGACTCCTTGCAAGCAACAAGTCCAGAAACCAAGAAAGGGAATACCGATACGACCCAT AGCAGGGAAGCAGTGGTGAAGACACCGGGGCAACTTAGCGCGCGCCAGATCAGGATCATGCAAAGTCTCGGCCTGATTGCTCCATCCGGATCTCCATTCGGCAGGGACAGAGCAGTTGCAACCACCAATCAACAATTCTGA
- the LOC117861079 gene encoding uncharacterized protein isoform X2 — translation MVNESVQKDRDVDGSPPTSRVPEIKLRHNFRLGDVTWVKLDGSSWWPAQVIDESCVGSKPKKKDKYDCLVRLYGTCQYLYVDPWKSNSEFEMMLKQENKSAMETFREVIEKELSCDNSPSVYDEEAVNSKGGSTKGTSKKNSSRKVRKQGLKPQYSEEEDQDVGSTETTGVTARKRKGGRLRQSSSTYDAIDKASSESSAEGLRNKRQKHGVQSASVDRREGLRRSARSDAKQYLDAAEDSSEPLTDRHAGEDATEASMLDGTSAPHTEIKAMVRDILFKDIIDREHDAEMAYVDEVINGICGATEDIMSGGATASTKGGRGVKQSGSGVEGESSNVRQRRRDEATEDSLQATSPETKKGNTDTTHGSSGEDTGAT, via the exons ATGGTGAATGAAAGTGTACAGAAAGATCGTGATGTTGATGGAAGCCCACCAACTTCTCGGGTTCCAGAAATTAAGTTACGGCACAATTTTCGTTTGGGAGATGTAACATGGGTTAAgcttgatggatcttcatggTGGCCAGCCCAG GTCATTGATGAATCATGTGTTGGTAGCAAGCCTAAGAAGAAAGACAAGTATGATTGCCTAGTCCGGCTTTATGGCACATGTCAATA CTTGTACGTAGATCCTTGGAAGTCTAACTCAGAGTTTGAAATG ATGCTAAAACAAGAAAACAAGAGCGCAATGGAAACATTCCGTGAGGTGATTGAGAAG GAGCTGTCTTGTGATAACTCGCCCAGTGTTTATGATGAGGAAGCTGTCAACTCAAAAG GTGGTTCCACCAAAGGGACCTCAAAGAAGAATTCGTCTAGAAAAGTCAGAAAACAAGGTTTGAAGCCACAATATAGTGAAGAGGAAGACCAAGATGTTGGGAGCACTGAAACTACTGGAGTTACTGCTCGGAAAAGGAAGGGTGGACGTCTGAGACAATCAAGTTCTACTTATGATGCCATTGACAAAGCTTCTAGTGAAAGTTCAGCTGAAGGTTTAAGGAATAAGAGACAGAAGCATGGTGTTCAAAGTGCTTCAGTGGACAGAAGGGAAGGGTTGAGACGATCAGCTCGTTCTGATGCCAAGCAATACTTGGATGCAGCTGAAGACAGTTCAGAACCACTCACTGATAGGCATGCAGGTGAAGATGCAACTGAAGCTTCAATGCTGGATGGAACTTCAGCTCCTCATACTGAAATAAAAGCTATGGTCAGGGATATTCTGTTCAAAGATATTATTGACAGGGAGCATGATGCTGAAATGGCTTACGTGGATGAAGTGATTAATGGAATTTGTGGTGCTACTGAGGACATCATGAGTGGTGGTGCTACTGCTTCTACGAAGGGTGGACGAGGCGTCAAGCAGAGTGGTAGTGGAGTTGAGGGTGAGTCAAGCAATGTCAGGCAAAGGCGTAGAGATGAAGCAACTGAGGACTCCTTGCAAGCAACAAGTCCAGAAACCAAGAAAGGGAATACCGATACGACCCAT GGAAGCAGTGGTGAAGACACCGGGGCAACTTAG